In Quercus robur chromosome 11, dhQueRobu3.1, whole genome shotgun sequence, the sequence AGATTGGTCTGGCGAGGAACAGTTTCATCTGGACGATCATAAATCAACTGACGATCAAatcatcatcagtttggcgccgtctgtgggaacgacGATAAACGTAATCTGTCCCCAGTCCAAATGGAATCTAGTACAAACCCAGACCCTGCTGCGCTGGCCCTACAAGTCCAGTCGCTGTCAGCAACCGTGGAAGAACTCACAAGACAGAACCAAGAAATGAAACAACGACTACTACAAGAAAGCAATCGTGCGGATAGGGGAGACGATGAAGACAGCAACAGAAGGCGGACAAGTACTCCAGAGGAAGCAAGTTCGGACCTATTGagagaaatgaggaaagagatggacgagCTAAGAAACGCCATAAAAGGAAAGACGGACCAAAGTTTGGAGAGAATCGTCCAGAAGACGGATTCGCCCTTTACCATAGCTGTCCAGGAGTGCCCTGTACCCTCCAAATTCCGTCTACCACAACTAGAACCTTTCGACGGGCTGAAAGACCCCTTGGATCACCTGAATACCTTCAGGACGACCTTAGGCCTCCAACAGCCACCTGACGAGATCTTCTGTCGCTCATTCCCTACGACCCTCAAAGGAGCAGCCAGGGAATGGTTCAACAAGTTGCCAACATCGTCCATCGACAATTTCGAACAGTTGAGCAACTCCTTTGTCCGTCACTTCGTGGGGGGGCAGCGACCAAAGAGAACTGCCGACCACTTACTTACCATCAAACAAGGAGAGAAGGAACCACTGAGGTCCTACGTGACACGCTTCACCCGAGGAATGTTGGAAATAGATGAGACGGATGACAAGGTACATCTCACAACCTTCAAAGCAGGATTGAAGTCCAGGGATTTTGTAGCATCCTTGGCAAAAAACCCCCCTAAGACGATGGCCGAGACACTGTTAAAGGCtcagaagtacatgaacgcgGAGGAAGCTCTGGCAGCTATTGATGGAGCAGATAAGAGcagggaaaagaagaaggaaaaggaggacGATCGAAGAGGGCTAAAACGAGAACGTCATGACAGGAGAAATGACGATCGAAGAAGGGACGATAAAAACCCTCGTCCGTCAAAGTTCACCCCGCTGGCGATGCCCGTAGATCAAATTCTAACAGAAATAAGGGACGAACCATCCCTAAAGTGGCCAAAACCACTCCAGTCAGCACCTGGATTACGCGATAAGAGGAAATACTGCCGTTTCCATAAAGATCATGGGCACTACACGGAGGACTGCAGGGACCTGAAAGAGCAGATTGAAGAGCTCATCCGTAATGGGAAGCTACAACAGTATGTAAAAAGGGGGGATTTCAGCAGGTACGGACAGAAGAGCCAGCCAGTGAATGCATGAAGAGACGAAGATCGCCCCCAACCTCGTCCACAGAATGCGCTAGGAGAAATAAAAACCATCGCCGGGGGACCAACCGCCGGAGGGTCATTCAAGTCTCTCAGGAAGTCATACCAAAGACAGGTAAATAGCGTCCACAGTGTACCACCGTCAAAGCAAAGACGCACCAGTGAAGATTTATCCGAGAAGTTCACTATCCAGAATGGTTGGCCAACGTAGTCATGGTCAAAAAGTCAAATGGgaagtggaggatgtgtgtcGACTTTACAGACCTGAACCAAGCATGCCCAAAAGATAGCTTCCCGCTGCCCAGAATCGACCAGCTAGTAGACTCCACAGCAGGACACAAACTTCTCACATTTATGGACGCGTTTTCAGGATATAACCAGATACAGATGGCCGAagaagaccaagagaagacCGCTTTTATCACCAGCCAGGGACTCTACTGCTATCGAGTCATGCCTTTTGGGCTCAAAAATGCAGGGGCCACCTATCAAAGATTGGTGAATCAGATGTTCGAGAAGCAAATCGGGAGAAATGTGGAGGTTTACGTTgatgatatgctcgtcaagagcaaggAAGAAGAAAACCATCTGGACGACCTCAGAGAGACGTTCAACACTCTCAGACGATATAGCATGAAACTAAACCCGTCCAAATGTGCCTTTGGGGTTTCCTCGGGAAAGTTTCTCGGGTTTGTAGTATCACAGAGAGGGATTGAAGCAAATCCCGAGAAGGTCAGGGCCATCCTGGAAATGTCTTCACCCAGGACGGTCAAAGAAGTGCAGTCCCTGACAGGGAGAATTGCGGCCTTCAACCGGTTCGTCTCGAAGGCAACGGACAAATGCCTTCCGTTCTTCAAAACTTTGAAGAAAGCGTTTTCATGGACGGAGGAATGCGAAGCGGCCTTCCAAGAGCTAAAAAGTTATCTTAGCAACCCGCCCCTCCTGAGCCCGTCCAAAGAAGGTGAAGAGCTATTCCTGTACTTAGCCGTCTCAACCACAGCTGTCAGCGCGGCGTTGATTAGAGAAGATGGTGGTTTACAACTTCCTGTGTATTACGTTAGCCAGGCCTTCCAGGGCGCCGAGGCACGGTACCCGCGTATGGAGAAGATCACCTTCGCCCTGATTATGGCCTCAAGGAAACTCCGTCCGTATTTTCAAGCCAATCCCATCGTCGTGATGGCGGATCAGCCCATTAAAAAGGCAATGAACAAACCAAAAGCAGCAGGAAGAATGGTGCAGTGGGCAGTCGAGCTCAGCCAGTTCGACATAAAGTATCGTCCAAGGGTGGCAATAAAAGCACAGGCACTAGCAGATTTTATAGCAGAGTTCACCGTCCCTGAAAACGTAGAGAACATCTGGACGGTTAATACTGATGGATCGTCCACCCAACACGGAGGCGGAGCCGGCATCGTCCTCACTTCTCCCGAAAAGAATGTTATCAAGTATGGAGTCCAACTTAAGTTCCCGGTGACCAATAACGAAGCAGAATATGAGGCACTGCTGGCAGGGTTAAGAGTGGCTCGAGCACTAGGAGCTGAGAATGTTGTGCTCAGGAGCGATTCCCAACTCGTCATTGGACAAGTAAGAGGGGAGTACGAGGCAAAGGAAAcaaggatgcagaaatacctcaagCTGACAAACCAATTGATCAGTTCCTTCAAATACGCAGAGTTCGTCCAAATCCCCAGAGAACAGAACACAGAAGCTGATGAGGTGGCCCGAAGTGCCTCAACGGACAGTGGAGGTAAGAAGTCCGATTGGAGGATGGAAGAACAGAACCATCCTAGCATACTAGAACTTCAGATTTCCACCGTCCACACAGACAGTGGATGGACGAATCCGATAATCACCTTCCTTCAAGAAGGACGACTACCGGATGATCCAGAGGAAGCTAAAAAGATCAGAAAACGAGCAGCCAGATTCACGATACTTAATGACGAACTTTATAAAAGAGGCTACTCTCAGCCGTATTTGAGATGTGTTGAAAAGGAGGAAGCCAGGTACATCCTTGAAGAAGTGCATGGTGGGATCTGCGGAGATCA encodes:
- the LOC126704926 gene encoding uncharacterized protein LOC126704926; translation: MESSTNPDPAALALQVQSLSATVEELTRQNQEMKQRLLQESNRADRGDDEDSNRRRTSTPEEASSDLLREMRKEMDELRNAIKGKTDQSLERIVQKTDSPFTIAVQECPVPSKFRLPQLEPFDGLKDPLDHLNTFRTTLGLQQPPDEIFCRSFPTTLKGAAREWFNKLPTSSIDNFEQLSNSFVRHFVGGQRPKRTADHLLTIKQGEKEPLRSYVTRFTRGMLEIDETDDKVHLTTFKAGLKSRDFVASLAKNPPKTMAETLLKAQKYMNAEEALAAIDGADKSREKKKEKEDDRRGLKRERHDRRNDDRRRDDKNPRPSKFTPLAMPVDQILTEIRDEPSLKWPKPLQSAPGLRDKRKYCRFHKDHGHYTEDCRDLKEQIEELIRNGKLQQYVKRGDFSRYGQKSQPVNA